The Centroberyx gerrardi isolate f3 chromosome 7, fCenGer3.hap1.cur.20231027, whole genome shotgun sequence genome contains a region encoding:
- the hspbp1 gene encoding hsp70-binding protein 1, which translates to MAEDRQNRRHPHNLQGVLQLAVEAGSASEGPASLEPLSQERKEWLRGALAEVCKGQMDEVEQMRQCLTVLRKDGMSVREREGEEEREEEDEDERESALELLSELCENLDNARDLMVLGGLELCVSQCLCHAQSGVRWRAAQLIASCAQNMPEVQFHLLSMGALPKLLQLTDSDPHPTVRVKALYAVSCLVREQEAGLRAFLSHDGFSVLMRGMQSDNEKLRTKSAFLLLNLLTAHPEQKDTVLSMGMAQQLVSVVRTPHSPFHEHVLGALCCLVEDCPQGLRDCRSPSLGLEELLKQRAKELQGKDESQEELDFCERLRAMCFRGQQSDDNGMDR; encoded by the exons ATGGcagaagacagacaaaacagaagaCACCCCCACAATCTTCAGGGCGTCCTGCAGCTGGCTGTAGAGGCCGGCTCTGCTTCAGAGGGACCTGCCTCTCTTGAACCCTTGTCACAGGAG aGGAAAGAGTGGTTGAGAGGAGCTCTTGCAGAGGTGTGTAAAGGCCAGATGGATGAGGTGGAGCAGATGAGGCAATGCTTGACTGTCCTACGCAAAGATGGAATGAGcgtaagggagagagaaggagaggaggagagggaggaagaggatgaagacgaGAGGGAATCAGCCCTGGAGCTGCTGTCAGAGCTTTGTGAGAACCTGGACAATGCTAGAG accTGATGGTTCTGGGCGGGCTGGAGCTGTGCGTCTCCCAGTGCCTGTGTCATGCCCAAAGTGGGGTGAGGTGGCGCGCTGCCCAGCTTATCGCCTCCTGTGCCCAGAACATGCCAGAGGTGCAGTTCCACTTGCTTAGCATGGGGGCGCTGCCAAAACTGCTGCAGCTGACAGACTCGGACCCCCATCCCACGGTCAGAGTGAAAGCTCTCTACGCCGTCTCAT GTCTGGTCCGGGAGCAGGAGGCGGGCCTGCGGGCGTTCCTCTCTCACGATGGCTTCTCTGTGCTGATGCGAGGCATGCAGTCTGACAATGAGAAGCTAAGGACCAAGTCGGCGTTCCTTCTGCTCAACCTGCTGACAGCACACCCGGAGCAGAAAG aCACGGTTCTCTCCATGGGTATGGCACAACAGCTGGTATCTGTTGTTCGCACGCCCCACTCGCCTTTCCACGAACACGTGCTTGGCGCCCTTTGCTG TCTGGTGGAAGATTGCCCACAGGGCCTTAGAGACTGCAGGAGTCCTTCTCTCGGCCTGGAGGAGCTGCTCAAACAGCGAGCCAAAGAGCTCCAGGGAAAAGACGAGAGTCAG GAAGAATTGGACTTCTGTGAGCGGTTGAGGGCGATGTGTTTCCGTGGGCAACAGTCAGATGACAATGGAATGGATCGCTGA
- the tufm gene encoding elongation factor Tu, mitochondrial — MAALVGLRACFSALQLSSPSLLHSSFKLCAVPLSRRTFAAEAKKTYSRDKPHVNIGTIGHVDHGKTTLTAAITKVLAEAGGASYKKYEDIDNAPEEKARGITINASHVEYTTANRHYAHTDCPGHADYIKNMITGTAQMDGCILVVAATDGQMPQTREHLLLARQIGVEHVVVFINKADAVEDKEMLELVELEIRELLTEFGYDGESTPVVIGSALCALESRQPDLGVNAVMKLLEIVDTYVPLPKRELDKPFLLPIEGVYSIPGRGTVVTGTLERGMIKKGDDCEFVGHNRAFKSVVTGIEMFHQSLDRAEAGDNLGALVRGLKREDMRRGMVMSKPGSIMPHQKVKAQVYVLSKEEGGRHKPFVSNFMPVMFSLTWDMACRVTLPGDKEMVMPGEDTSLTLTLRQPMVLEKGQRFTLRDGNRTIGTGLVTDIMPLTEEDQCNWGT; from the exons ATGGCGGCGCTTGTGGGGCTGCGTGCATGTTTCTCTG CCCTTCAGCTTTCTTCGCCAAGTCTCCTGCACAGCTCCTTTAAGCTG TGTGCTGTGCCTCTCAGTCGGCGGACCTTTGCTGCAGAGGCGAAGAAGACGTACAGCAGAGACAAACCCCATGTCAACATTGGAACAATCGGCCATGTTGATCACGGCAAGACCACACTGACTGCAGCCATCACTAAAG TGCTGGCTGAGGCAGGCGGTGCTAGCTACAAAAAGTATGAGGACATTGACAACGCCCCCGAGGAGAAGGCCAGAGGAATCACCATCAACGCCTCTCATGTAGAATACACCACAGCCAACAGACACTACGCTCACACAGACTGTCCCGGACACGCCGACTATATCAAG AACATGATTACCGGCACGGCCCAGATGGACGGCTGCATCCTGGTGGTGGCGGCCACCGACGGCCAGATGCCTCAGACACGCGAGCACCTCCTGCTGGCCAGGCAGATCGGCGTGGAGCACGTGGTGGTGTTCATCAACAAGGCCGACGCCGTGGAGGACAAGGAGATGCTGGAGCTGGTGGAGCTCGAGATCCGCGAGCTGCTCACCGAGTTCGGCTACGACGGCGAGAGCACGCCCGTCGTGATCGGCTCCGCCCTCTGCGCCCTGGAG AGCAGACAGCCTGATCTAGGTGTGAACGCAGTGATGAAACTGCTGGAGATTGTGGACACCTATGTTCCTCTGCCCAAGAGAGAGCTGGACAAACCCTTCCTTCTGCCCATCGAGGGGGTCTACTCTATCCCAG GCAGGGGTACGGTTGTGACCGGCACTTTGGAAAGAGGAATGATCAAGAAGGGAGACGACTGTGAGTTTGTGGGGCATAATCGCGCCTTCAAGTCTGTGGTTACAG GTATTGAGATGTTCCACCAGTCTCTGGACCGGGCGGAAGCAGGAGACAACCTGGGCGCTCTGGTCCGCGGCCTGAAGAGGGAGGACATGAGGAGAGGCATGGTGATGAGCAAACCAGGATCCATCATGCCCCACCAGAAAGTCAAGGCCCAG GTGTATGTTCTGAgtaaggaggagggaggcagacacAAGCCATTCGTCAGCAACTTCATGCCCGTCATGTTCTCTCTAACTTGGGACATGGCCTGTCGAGTCACTCTGCCCGGTGacaag GAAATGGTGATGCCGGGGGAGGACACCTCGCTGACGCTCACGCTCCGCCAGCCGATGGTCCTGGAGAAAGGCCAGCGGTTCACTCTCCGAGACGGAAACAGAACCATCGGCACCGGCCTGGTGACAGA